The following are from one region of the Polynucleobacter sp. MWH-CaK5 genome:
- a CDS encoding ribulose-bisphosphate carboxylase → MDQSNRYADLSLKEEDLIKNGNHILVAYKMKPKAGYGYLEAAAHFAAESSTGTNVEVSTTDDFTRGVDALVYYIDEATEDMRIAYPIELFDRNITDGRMMLVSFLTLAIGNNQGMGDIEHAKIHDFYVPERVIQLFDGPAKDISDMWRILGRPIKDGGYIAGTIIKPKLGLRPEPFAKAAYQFWLGGDFIKNDEPQGNQVFCPLKKVMPLVVDAMKRAQDETGQAKLFSANITADDHFEMCARADYILETFGPDADKVAFLVDGYVGGPGMVTTARRQYPNQYLHYHRAGHGAVTSPSAKRGYTAFVLAKMSRLQGASGIHVGTMGFGKMEGENDDRIIAYMIERDEAQGPVYFQKWYGMKPTTPIISGGMNALRLPAFFENLGHGNVINTAGGGSYGHIDSPAAGAISLRQSYECWKSGADPIEYAKEHKEFARAFESFPADADKIYPGWREKLGVHK, encoded by the coding sequence ATGGATCAATCAAACCGTTATGCAGACTTAAGCCTCAAGGAAGAGGATCTGATTAAAAACGGCAATCATATTTTGGTTGCTTACAAAATGAAACCTAAAGCCGGTTATGGCTATCTTGAAGCAGCCGCCCATTTTGCAGCTGAATCATCAACTGGAACAAACGTTGAAGTAAGCACCACCGATGACTTCACACGTGGCGTCGATGCTTTGGTGTATTACATCGATGAAGCCACAGAAGATATGCGCATTGCATATCCAATCGAACTTTTTGATAGAAATATCACAGACGGTCGCATGATGTTGGTGTCATTCCTAACGCTTGCAATTGGAAACAACCAAGGCATGGGTGATATTGAGCATGCAAAGATCCATGACTTCTACGTTCCTGAGCGCGTGATTCAATTATTTGATGGTCCGGCAAAAGATATTTCTGATATGTGGCGTATTCTTGGCCGCCCAATCAAAGATGGTGGCTATATCGCTGGAACAATCATCAAACCAAAATTAGGTTTACGTCCTGAGCCATTTGCTAAAGCAGCCTATCAATTCTGGCTTGGTGGTGATTTCATCAAAAATGATGAGCCACAAGGCAATCAAGTGTTCTGCCCATTGAAAAAAGTAATGCCATTAGTGGTTGATGCCATGAAACGTGCACAAGATGAAACTGGTCAAGCTAAATTATTCTCCGCAAACATCACAGCGGATGACCATTTTGAAATGTGTGCTCGTGCGGATTACATTCTTGAAACATTTGGCCCAGATGCAGACAAGGTCGCGTTTCTAGTTGACGGTTACGTTGGTGGTCCTGGCATGGTGACAACTGCACGCCGCCAATATCCAAATCAATATCTTCACTACCACCGCGCAGGTCACGGTGCCGTCACCTCCCCATCAGCTAAACGTGGCTATACAGCTTTTGTCTTGGCTAAGATGTCCCGTCTTCAAGGAGCCTCAGGCATCCACGTTGGCACGATGGGCTTTGGCAAGATGGAAGGTGAAAATGATGATCGCATCATCGCTTATATGATTGAGCGCGATGAGGCGCAAGGTCCTGTTTACTTCCAAAAATGGTATGGCATGAAACCAACCACTCCAATTATTTCTGGCGGTATGAATGCTTTGCGTTTACCAGCGTTCTTTGAGAACCTGGGCCACGGCAACGTGATTAATACAGCCGGCGGCGGATCATATGGCCACATTGACTCTCCAGCAGCAGGTGCCATTTCTCTTCGTCAGTCTTATGAATGCTGGAAATCAGGCGCCGATCCAATTGAGTATGCAAAAGAACATAAAGAATTTGCGCGCGCATTTGAGTCTTTCCCAGCGGATGCAGACAAAATTTATCCAGGCTGGCGCGAGAAATTGGGCGTTCACAAGTAA
- a CDS encoding LysR family transcriptional regulator codes for MRPYTIKQIQTFIEVAKEKSISKAAENLFVTQPAISMQIKQLEDAFGLPLLEPIGRNIQLTSAGLEFLERAQAAISELKDLEAVMASHLNLGQGHISLGIVSTTKYFVPMLLVEFRKMLPGIKVTLKIDNRESILAMLARNEVDLVIMGRVPKEMDCIATPFATNPMAIVSGPTHPLSRRKQAKFSDLANQEFVVREIGSGTRQAMERMFQQHGVQLKIAMEMPSNETIKQAVMAGMGLSFLSLRTVRHELASGHIVLLDIMGLPHIGHWYITHRAQKKLPPAALAFKEFVIEQAGPRIEVWA; via the coding sequence ATGCGTCCGTACACCATTAAGCAAATACAAACTTTCATTGAAGTTGCCAAGGAGAAATCAATCTCCAAAGCAGCTGAAAACCTATTTGTGACTCAACCCGCTATTTCGATGCAAATCAAGCAATTAGAAGATGCATTTGGCTTACCGTTGCTTGAACCGATAGGTCGCAATATTCAATTGACCAGCGCTGGCTTGGAGTTTTTAGAGCGGGCACAAGCAGCAATCTCAGAGTTAAAAGACTTAGAAGCTGTCATGGCAAGCCACTTGAATTTAGGTCAAGGTCATATATCTTTGGGTATTGTGAGTACCACCAAATATTTCGTACCGATGCTCTTAGTTGAGTTCCGGAAAATGTTGCCTGGCATCAAAGTTACATTAAAAATTGATAACCGCGAGAGTATTTTGGCGATGCTTGCAAGAAACGAAGTTGATTTGGTGATCATGGGACGCGTTCCAAAGGAAATGGATTGCATTGCAACGCCCTTTGCAACCAATCCGATGGCGATTGTTTCGGGTCCTACCCACCCTTTATCGCGACGCAAGCAAGCTAAATTCTCAGACTTAGCAAACCAAGAGTTTGTTGTGCGAGAAATCGGCTCAGGAACCCGCCAGGCAATGGAAAGAATGTTTCAACAGCATGGCGTGCAACTGAAAATTGCGATGGAAATGCCGAGCAATGAAACCATCAAGCAAGCTGTTATGGCAGGCATGGGCTTAAGCTTTTTATCTCTGAGAACCGTTCGCCATGAATTAGCTTCAGGTCATATTGTGCTGTTAGATATTATGGGGCTACCCCATATTGGTCACTGGTACATTACTCATCGCGCCCAAAAGAAACTGCCCCCCGCTGCCTTAGCCTTTAAGGAGTTTGTGATTGAGCAGGCAGGTCCACGAATTGAGGTTTGGGCTTAG
- a CDS encoding class 1 fructose-bisphosphatase produces MHLGRTTLSKFLIQQLQAEGKSDLAALLVDVAAAVKAISAMTAKGDLAGILGSLETQNIQGETQKKLDVLSDQAFINTFQLGGLIAGLASEENDDPITVTDPDKKGPFLAVFDPLDGSSNIDVNVSVGSIFSILEAPKGRDPVMADYLQPGTKQLAAGYAIYGPSTMLVITVGKGTHGFTLDREVGNFILTHANIEIPADTGEFAINTSNERFWEPPIQRYVAECKAGKTDIRGRDFNMRWIASMVADVHRILMRGGVFMYPRDTKDVSKPGRLRLMYEANPMSFVIEQAKGLASTGRQRIMEVTPENIHQRIPVVVGSRNEVERIEKYHHEYDTGADQKYSSPLFGDRSLYR; encoded by the coding sequence ATGCATTTAGGGAGAACCACATTATCAAAGTTTTTGATTCAGCAACTTCAGGCTGAAGGTAAAAGTGACTTGGCCGCATTGTTGGTCGATGTGGCTGCTGCTGTCAAAGCAATTTCAGCAATGACAGCGAAAGGGGATTTGGCAGGTATTTTGGGTAGTTTAGAAACTCAAAACATCCAAGGTGAGACTCAAAAAAAATTAGATGTTTTATCTGATCAGGCATTTATCAATACCTTTCAGTTAGGTGGTTTGATCGCGGGTTTGGCTTCAGAAGAAAACGATGATCCCATCACTGTTACTGATCCAGACAAAAAAGGCCCTTTCTTAGCAGTTTTTGATCCACTCGATGGTTCCTCAAACATTGATGTGAACGTTTCTGTGGGTTCAATCTTTTCAATTTTGGAAGCACCTAAAGGTCGTGATCCAGTGATGGCCGACTACTTGCAACCAGGCACCAAACAGTTAGCAGCAGGTTATGCCATTTATGGTCCATCGACCATGTTGGTGATCACAGTGGGTAAAGGCACCCATGGATTTACTTTGGATCGTGAAGTTGGTAACTTTATTTTGACTCACGCCAATATTGAGATTCCTGCTGATACCGGCGAATTTGCGATTAACACCAGTAATGAACGTTTTTGGGAGCCACCGATTCAGCGCTATGTTGCTGAATGCAAAGCCGGCAAAACTGACATCCGTGGTCGAGACTTCAATATGCGTTGGATCGCATCCATGGTGGCCGATGTGCATCGCATCTTGATGCGTGGCGGTGTGTTCATGTACCCACGCGATACCAAAGATGTGAGCAAGCCAGGTCGTCTGCGCTTGATGTATGAAGCCAATCCTATGAGCTTTGTGATTGAACAAGCCAAAGGCTTGGCCTCCACAGGTCGTCAACGCATCATGGAAGTGACGCCAGAAAATATTCATCAACGTATTCCTGTGGTGGTGGGCTCACGCAACGAAGTTGAGCGCATTGAAAAGTATCACCACGAATACGACACCGGTGCGGATCAGAAATATTCCTCACCTTTGTTTGGTGACCGCTCCCTATACCGTTAA
- a CDS encoding phosphoribulokinase: MSVKYPIVAVTGSSGAGTTTVMKSFQHIFRRDGIKAQVLEGDSMHRYDRMSMREQMKKELEKGNNHFSHFGPEANLLKELEGIFQTFGETGKGKYRKYIHDAAEGAEFKQDPGTFTPWKDMEPGADLLFYEGLHGAYVGEEANVAKHVDLLVGVVPIINLEWIQKLHRDQNMRGYSQDAVVDTILRRMPDYMKHICPQFSKTHVNFQRVPTVDTSNPFIAKDIPSADESMVVIRFANPKGIDFPYLISMLDGSMMTRPNTLVIPGGKMGLAMQLIFTPMILRLMDMKRRI; this comes from the coding sequence ATGTCTGTTAAATACCCAATTGTTGCTGTGACAGGTTCATCAGGTGCTGGCACAACAACGGTGATGAAAAGCTTCCAACATATTTTTAGACGTGATGGCATTAAAGCCCAGGTGCTTGAGGGTGATTCAATGCATCGCTATGATCGCATGTCTATGCGTGAGCAAATGAAAAAAGAGTTGGAGAAGGGTAACAATCACTTTAGTCATTTTGGTCCAGAAGCCAACTTACTGAAAGAGCTTGAAGGTATTTTTCAAACTTTTGGCGAAACAGGTAAAGGTAAATACCGTAAATACATTCACGATGCTGCTGAAGGTGCAGAGTTCAAACAAGATCCGGGCACTTTTACTCCATGGAAAGACATGGAGCCAGGCGCTGATCTATTGTTCTACGAAGGTTTGCATGGTGCTTATGTGGGTGAAGAAGCCAACGTGGCGAAACACGTTGACCTATTAGTGGGCGTGGTGCCCATCATCAACTTGGAATGGATTCAGAAATTACACCGCGATCAAAATATGCGCGGCTATTCTCAAGATGCGGTGGTTGACACCATTCTTCGCAGAATGCCTGACTACATGAAACACATTTGTCCACAGTTCTCAAAAACACATGTGAACTTCCAGCGTGTGCCAACCGTTGACACATCTAATCCATTCATTGCTAAAGACATCCCAAGTGCGGATGAGAGCATGGTAGTGATTCGTTTTGCTAATCCAAAGGGCATTGATTTCCCATACCTCATTTCAATGTTGGATGGCTCAATGATGACTCGTCCAAATACCTTGGTGATACCAGGTGGAAAAATGGGCTTGGCCATGCAATTGATTTTTACGCCGATGATTTTGCGCTTGATGGACATGAAGCGTCGCATTTAA
- the tkt gene encoding transketolase, with protein sequence MTATKTTDRQLANAVRFLAIDAVEKAKSGHPGAPMGMADIAEVLWRQYLNHNPGNPSWFNRDRFVLSNGHGSMLLYALLHLTGYPVTIDDLKQFRQLHSKTAGHPEVGITPGVETTTGPLGQGIANAVGMAMAEKLLAQRFNQPGHEIIDHRTWVFLGDGCLMEGVSHEACSLAGVWGLNKLTCFYDDNDISIDGHVGGWFRDDTAARFKSYGWNVIGPIDGHDSAQIKKAIDQSLQSDRPTMIICKTTIGWGSPNMAGTHDVHGAALGAKEVEATRAALNWPHAPFEIPDDIKKSWNGITKGVTLETAWEKLFSSYASAYPEKAKELKRTIRQELPTNWEQTKASLLSLMKSIEAPTATRKSSQQSLDVLVAGIPELLGGSADLTGSNLTAGKTSKSWHQNPDDAANYISYGVREFGMSAIMNGICLHKGLIPYGGTFAVFSDYSRNAIRMSALMKQRVIYVLTHDSIGLGEDGPTHQPVEHLSSLRVIPDLNLWRPCDGLETAISWIHSIERQDGPSAMFLSRQNLPQYAADPQREEGIRKGGYVLSPANGKPEAVLIATGSEVSLAMEAQQKLRAMGKEVSVVSMPCTTLFDQQDQAWKDSVLPPKVRRLAIEAGHADFWRKYVGLEGDVVGINRFGESAPAPSVYSYLGVTADRLASLV encoded by the coding sequence ATGACTGCAACTAAAACCACTGATAGACAGCTTGCCAATGCTGTGCGTTTCTTGGCCATTGATGCTGTAGAAAAAGCCAAGTCAGGTCATCCTGGCGCACCGATGGGCATGGCTGACATCGCAGAGGTTTTATGGCGTCAATACCTTAATCACAATCCAGGCAATCCTAGTTGGTTTAACCGCGATCGTTTTGTCTTGTCGAATGGTCACGGATCAATGTTGCTTTACGCGTTGTTACATTTGACAGGTTATCCGGTAACGATTGATGACTTAAAGCAATTCAGACAATTGCACAGTAAAACAGCTGGTCATCCAGAGGTTGGCATCACTCCGGGAGTAGAGACAACCACTGGTCCATTGGGTCAAGGCATTGCTAACGCAGTGGGTATGGCCATGGCAGAAAAATTACTGGCACAGCGCTTTAACCAACCTGGCCATGAAATCATTGATCATCGCACTTGGGTATTTTTAGGCGATGGTTGCTTGATGGAAGGCGTGAGCCACGAAGCTTGCTCATTGGCCGGTGTGTGGGGCTTGAATAAGCTCACCTGTTTTTATGATGACAATGACATTTCAATTGATGGTCATGTGGGTGGTTGGTTCAGAGATGACACCGCAGCACGTTTCAAATCATATGGCTGGAATGTGATTGGACCGATTGATGGTCATGACAGCGCTCAAATCAAAAAAGCAATTGATCAATCGCTTCAGTCTGATCGTCCGACGATGATCATTTGTAAAACGACTATTGGTTGGGGTTCTCCAAACATGGCTGGCACACATGATGTTCATGGTGCTGCTTTGGGTGCCAAAGAAGTTGAGGCTACACGTGCGGCATTGAACTGGCCACACGCTCCTTTTGAAATTCCAGACGACATCAAAAAATCATGGAATGGCATCACTAAAGGGGTGACATTAGAAACTGCATGGGAAAAATTATTCTCAAGCTATGCCTCAGCTTATCCAGAAAAAGCCAAGGAATTAAAGCGCACTATTCGACAAGAATTACCAACTAACTGGGAGCAAACTAAAGCCTCATTGTTGTCTTTGATGAAATCTATTGAAGCTCCGACAGCCACCAGAAAATCTTCACAACAGTCTCTGGATGTATTGGTAGCAGGTATTCCTGAATTACTCGGCGGTTCCGCTGACTTAACAGGTTCAAATTTAACTGCTGGCAAAACCAGCAAGTCTTGGCATCAGAACCCAGATGACGCAGCCAACTATATTTCTTATGGTGTGCGTGAATTTGGTATGAGCGCCATCATGAATGGTATTTGCTTGCACAAAGGATTGATTCCTTATGGTGGTACTTTTGCTGTTTTCTCAGACTACTCTCGCAATGCGATTCGCATGAGTGCCTTGATGAAGCAGCGAGTGATTTACGTGTTGACACATGACTCAATAGGTTTGGGTGAGGATGGTCCAACGCATCAACCGGTTGAACATTTAAGTAGTTTGCGTGTGATTCCTGATCTTAATTTATGGAGACCATGCGATGGTTTAGAAACTGCTATTTCTTGGATTCATTCAATTGAACGCCAAGATGGTCCATCCGCGATGTTCTTGTCTCGTCAAAACTTACCGCAATACGCCGCTGATCCACAGCGTGAAGAAGGTATTCGCAAAGGCGGTTATGTTTTGTCACCTGCCAATGGTAAGCCAGAGGCTGTTTTAATCGCCACTGGTTCTGAAGTTTCTTTGGCGATGGAAGCGCAACAAAAATTACGTGCCATGGGCAAAGAGGTGAGTGTGGTGTCCATGCCGTGCACTACTTTATTTGACCAACAGGATCAAGCTTGGAAAGACTCAGTTTTGCCACCGAAAGTTAGACGATTGGCGATTGAAGCAGGTCATGCTGATTTCTGGAGAAAGTACGTTGGCTTGGAAGGCGATGTGGTTGGTATCAATCGTTTTGGCGAATCAGCCCCAGCACCTTCAGTTTATAGCTACTTGGGTGTGACGGCGGATCGTTTGGCATCACTCGTATAA
- a CDS encoding HAD-IA family hydrolase: protein MALVMYDLDGTLLDTATEITQAVNLTLLDFECRGVDESDVRRWIGHGTGWLMQQAWAASAGQKNEPWEKVMERFIVHYQETAGTSSTPFPKVIETLEKVKSIGVKQAIVTNKETRFTDRVLAAHDLKKYFDMIICGDTLPVKKPHPGVIEHCLNELHTSVGHSLFIGDSEIDVATAKAAGVICWAVPYGYNHGRPISMADPDRLVPDISDVPNYFRGI from the coding sequence ATGGCCTTAGTGATGTATGACTTAGACGGTACTCTGTTAGACACTGCCACAGAAATTACACAGGCAGTTAATCTGACTTTGTTGGATTTTGAGTGCCGAGGTGTGGATGAGAGTGATGTACGTCGCTGGATTGGTCATGGTACAGGTTGGTTGATGCAACAAGCCTGGGCTGCTTCAGCTGGTCAAAAAAATGAGCCATGGGAAAAGGTCATGGAGCGTTTCATTGTGCACTATCAAGAAACCGCCGGTACATCAAGTACGCCATTTCCTAAGGTAATTGAGACGCTAGAGAAAGTAAAAAGTATTGGTGTGAAACAAGCAATTGTGACCAATAAAGAAACTCGTTTTACCGATCGAGTATTGGCTGCTCATGATTTAAAGAAATACTTTGACATGATCATCTGTGGCGACACTTTGCCGGTGAAAAAGCCTCATCCTGGCGTGATTGAACATTGTTTAAATGAATTGCATACCTCAGTGGGTCACAGTTTATTTATTGGCGATTCAGAAATTGACGTTGCTACAGCAAAAGCTGCTGGCGTGATTTGTTGGGCCGTACCTTATGGTTATAACCACGGTCGCCCGATCAGCATGGCTGATCCAGATCGCTTGGTGCCAGATATTTCAGATGTGCCAAATTATTTCAGGGGAATTTGA
- a CDS encoding phosphoglycerate kinase encodes MNFLRMSDVSLAGKKVFIRADLNVPQNDAGVIMDDTRIRASIPAIQYALDQGAAVMVTSHLGRPVEGEFSPEDTLGPIALRIADLLGRKVPLVSNWVEGGVKVGPGEVVLLENCRINKGEKKNDDELAKKIASLCDVYVNDAFGTAHRAEATTHGVAKYAKVACAGPLMAAELDALGKALLSPQKPLVAIVAGSKVSTKLTILKTLANKVDQLIVGGGIANTFLLAKGLPIGKSLAEPDLVNEAREIMAMMEARGAEVPIPTDVIVANEFSAQARANKVMVDQVQNDDMILDIGPRTAAKLAMIISNAGTIVWNGPMGVFEIEQFGGGTKMLAAAIAHSPAFTIGGGGDTLAAISKYDISNQIDYISTGGGAFLEFLEGKTLPAVEILTQRATK; translated from the coding sequence ATGAATTTCTTGAGAATGTCTGATGTGTCGTTGGCTGGAAAAAAAGTATTTATCCGGGCTGACTTAAACGTACCGCAAAATGATGCCGGCGTGATCATGGATGACACACGTATTCGTGCATCGATTCCTGCGATTCAATATGCCCTTGATCAAGGTGCTGCTGTGATGGTGACATCTCATTTGGGTCGTCCAGTGGAGGGTGAGTTTTCTCCTGAAGATACTCTGGGCCCGATTGCCTTAAGAATTGCCGACCTCTTGGGTAGAAAAGTTCCTTTGGTTTCAAATTGGGTGGAAGGTGGCGTCAAAGTTGGACCAGGTGAAGTGGTGCTTTTAGAAAACTGCCGCATCAACAAAGGTGAAAAGAAAAATGATGACGAGTTGGCCAAGAAAATTGCCAGCTTGTGTGATGTTTATGTGAATGATGCATTTGGTACAGCTCACCGTGCCGAAGCCACTACGCATGGCGTAGCAAAATATGCCAAGGTTGCCTGTGCAGGCCCCTTGATGGCTGCTGAATTAGATGCTTTAGGTAAAGCTTTGTTGAGCCCACAAAAACCATTGGTGGCGATTGTTGCTGGCTCAAAGGTGTCAACGAAATTGACCATCCTAAAAACATTGGCCAACAAAGTAGATCAATTGATTGTGGGCGGTGGCATTGCCAATACTTTCTTATTGGCCAAAGGTCTACCCATTGGTAAGTCATTGGCTGAGCCTGATTTGGTGAATGAAGCCAGAGAAATCATGGCCATGATGGAAGCTCGCGGTGCTGAAGTGCCAATTCCAACAGATGTGATTGTCGCCAATGAATTCTCAGCCCAAGCACGTGCCAATAAAGTCATGGTTGATCAGGTTCAAAACGATGACATGATTTTAGACATTGGGCCTAGAACTGCTGCCAAGTTAGCCATGATCATTTCAAATGCTGGCACCATTGTGTGGAACGGACCAATGGGTGTATTTGAAATCGAACAATTTGGAGGCGGCACCAAAATGTTAGCAGCTGCTATTGCTCACTCACCAGCATTCACGATTGGTGGCGGTGGTGACACATTGGCAGCCATTTCTAAATATGACATCAGTAATCAAATTGACTATATCTCTACTGGTGGTGGAGCCTTCTTGGAATTTTTAGAAGGTAAAACCTTGCCAGCAGTCGAGATACTCACTCAGCGCGCTACTAAATAA
- the fba gene encoding class II fructose-bisphosphate aldolase (catalyzes the reversible aldol condensation of dihydroxyacetonephosphate and glyceraldehyde 3-phosphate in the Calvin cycle, glycolysis, and/or gluconeogenesis), whose amino-acid sequence MALISLRQLLDHAAENQYGLAAFNVNNMEQIHAIMQAADELDSPVILQASAGARKYAGESFLRLMVQAATEQYPHIPVCLHQDHGSSPAVCQMSIRSGFSSVMMDGSLREDAKTPATYEYNVDVTKRVVEMAHAVGVSVEGELGCLGSLETGTAGEEDGVGAEGVLDHSQLLTDPDEAAEFVKETQVDALAIAIGTSHGAYKFSRPPTGDILAIDRIKAIHKRIPNTHLVMHGSSSVPQEWLATIRQYGGDIKETYGVPVEEIVEGIKNGVRKVNIDTDIRLAMTGAMRKLMAEKPEEFDPRAFFKVATAAARGICHDRFISFGSAGQASKIKTVALDTMAIKYTKGDLEAVIK is encoded by the coding sequence ATGGCCCTCATTTCACTTAGACAATTACTCGATCACGCTGCAGAGAACCAATATGGTTTGGCAGCTTTCAACGTGAACAACATGGAACAAATCCATGCCATCATGCAAGCTGCTGATGAGTTAGACAGCCCAGTGATTTTGCAAGCTTCTGCAGGCGCTCGTAAATATGCAGGTGAGTCATTCTTGCGTTTGATGGTTCAAGCAGCCACAGAGCAATATCCGCACATACCTGTATGTTTACATCAAGACCACGGTTCATCTCCTGCGGTTTGCCAAATGTCGATTCGCAGCGGATTTTCAAGTGTGATGATGGATGGTTCTTTGCGTGAAGATGCAAAAACACCAGCGACCTATGAATACAACGTTGATGTGACCAAGAGAGTAGTAGAAATGGCACACGCCGTGGGTGTTTCTGTAGAAGGTGAGTTGGGTTGCTTGGGCTCATTAGAGACAGGCACGGCCGGCGAGGAAGATGGCGTTGGCGCTGAAGGTGTTTTGGATCATTCTCAGTTATTGACAGATCCGGATGAGGCTGCTGAATTTGTTAAAGAAACCCAAGTAGATGCTTTGGCGATCGCGATTGGTACCAGCCATGGCGCTTATAAATTCAGTCGCCCTCCGACAGGCGATATCTTAGCAATTGATCGTATCAAAGCGATTCATAAACGCATTCCTAATACCCACTTAGTGATGCATGGTTCATCAAGTGTGCCGCAAGAATGGTTGGCGACCATTCGTCAATACGGTGGCGATATCAAAGAAACCTATGGTGTGCCTGTTGAAGAAATCGTTGAAGGTATTAAAAATGGCGTTCGTAAAGTCAATATTGACACAGACATTCGTTTGGCGATGACGGGTGCGATGCGCAAACTCATGGCAGAAAAGCCAGAAGAGTTTGATCCACGAGCTTTCTTTAAAGTGGCAACAGCTGCAGCCCGCGGTATCTGTCACGATCGTTTCATTTCATTTGGTAGCGCTGGTCAGGCGTCAAAAATTAAGACAGTTGCATTAGATACGATGGCAATCAAATACACCAAAGGCGATTTAGAGGCAGTTATCAAATGA
- a CDS encoding HAD-IA family hydrolase — protein MTFSCMIKDGNIGKSLVNLRNYDVVLFDLDGTIAETEAIGHLPAFNCAFSRHDMEWVWSGDQYKDLLKVAGGFERLKAHRAVLESSGKTKQYYNDAFLKQVHQTKNEIYARLIDTGIVQPRAGFFELIKKIWNLNRQWGVVTTTSQSNWDSLWKASIESRIDLHPKIIVCGEKVKNKKPDPEAYLLAADQLKIHPTKCLVIEDSDNGARAAHAAGMDFIGVKSHFFADDEFRHAKMIVPELSNIEFELSNLY, from the coding sequence ATGACCTTTTCTTGCATGATTAAAGACGGCAACATCGGCAAAAGTTTGGTTAACTTAAGAAACTACGATGTTGTCCTATTTGATTTGGATGGCACGATTGCTGAAACTGAAGCTATCGGCCATTTGCCTGCATTCAATTGTGCATTTTCAAGACATGATATGGAATGGGTCTGGAGTGGGGATCAATACAAAGACCTTTTAAAGGTTGCCGGTGGCTTTGAGCGTCTTAAAGCTCATCGTGCCGTTCTTGAATCTTCTGGAAAAACCAAACAGTATTACAACGACGCTTTTTTAAAACAAGTGCATCAAACAAAAAATGAGATTTATGCACGTTTAATCGACACAGGGATTGTTCAGCCGCGAGCTGGATTCTTTGAATTAATTAAAAAAATATGGAATCTCAATCGTCAGTGGGGGGTTGTCACAACCACCAGCCAATCAAACTGGGACAGTTTATGGAAAGCTTCGATTGAGAGTCGCATTGATTTACATCCAAAGATCATCGTTTGTGGGGAAAAAGTAAAGAATAAGAAACCCGATCCAGAAGCATATTTATTGGCGGCCGATCAACTCAAGATTCATCCAACAAAATGTTTGGTGATTGAGGATTCAGACAATGGTGCGCGAGCTGCACATGCAGCAGGAATGGATTTCATCGGGGTGAAAAGTCACTTTTTTGCTGATGATGAATTTCGTCACGCCAAAATGATTGTTCCTGAATTGAGCAATATTGAATTTGAGTTGAGTAACCTGTATTAA